A stretch of Corallococcus macrosporus DNA encodes these proteins:
- a CDS encoding B-box zinc finger protein yields the protein MSLEVPASQQVRCAVHPEQPAGATCTRCGTFLCADCATSVPGLGVRLYCQACAARPDVNYLEALRQRYWGKRDEWAWLVAGVTLLLCVGVAAALAQWGLRATRQSLFALVLLVPVPVGVAFFLGQRWARHALVPTPLVMAVAADALERDGRFLFFLCAIPGLLIALRIHRDVRNQLFFRLPVSSGALKLLWELRFNNPLARQAVHFGFGAVFMPLLSPIAVICGVVALTRVDLKATPPIGRRGQAITGIVLGLVSPAVWGFFLVPMLDRWLSSMVYK from the coding sequence ATGAGCCTGGAGGTGCCCGCTTCCCAGCAGGTCCGTTGTGCCGTCCACCCGGAGCAGCCCGCGGGCGCCACCTGTACCCGCTGCGGGACCTTCCTCTGCGCGGACTGCGCCACGTCCGTGCCGGGCCTGGGCGTGCGGCTGTACTGCCAGGCCTGCGCGGCGCGCCCGGACGTGAACTACCTGGAGGCCCTGCGCCAGCGCTACTGGGGCAAGCGGGATGAATGGGCGTGGTTGGTGGCCGGCGTGACGCTGCTGCTCTGCGTGGGCGTGGCCGCCGCGCTGGCGCAGTGGGGGCTGCGCGCGACGCGGCAGTCGCTGTTCGCGCTGGTGCTGCTCGTCCCCGTGCCGGTGGGCGTGGCCTTCTTCCTGGGGCAGCGCTGGGCGCGGCACGCGCTGGTGCCCACGCCGCTGGTGATGGCGGTGGCCGCGGACGCGCTGGAGCGCGACGGCCGCTTCCTCTTCTTCCTGTGCGCCATCCCCGGCCTGCTCATCGCGCTGCGCATCCACCGCGACGTGCGCAACCAGCTCTTCTTCCGGCTGCCGGTGTCGTCCGGAGCGCTGAAGCTGTTGTGGGAGCTGCGCTTCAACAACCCGCTGGCGCGTCAGGCCGTGCACTTCGGCTTCGGCGCGGTGTTCATGCCGCTGCTCTCACCCATCGCGGTGATTTGCGGCGTGGTGGCGCTGACGCGCGTGGACCTGAAGGCCACTCCGCCCATCGGCCGCCGGGGACAAGCCATCACCGGCATCGTCCTGGGGCTTGTCAGCCCGGCGGTCTGGGGGTTCTTCCTGGTGCCGATGCTGGACCGGTGGCTGTCCTCGATGGTCTACAAGTAG
- a CDS encoding CBS domain-containing protein: MATQRVCDVMTPDVEVVRSSDSLRVAAEKMRALNVGPIPVCDGDQLVGILTDRDIVVRAVAQGLDAERTQVAQAMTRGVEYVFDDDDLSQAAQKMRASQIRRILVLNRNKRLVGILALGDIAEELGDQEGGRTLGAVSAPSQPAQH, from the coding sequence ATGGCAACACAACGAGTGTGTGACGTGATGACACCGGACGTGGAGGTCGTCCGCTCGTCTGATTCCCTGAGGGTCGCCGCGGAGAAGATGCGCGCCCTGAACGTGGGGCCCATCCCGGTGTGTGATGGCGACCAGCTGGTGGGCATCCTCACGGACCGGGACATCGTGGTCCGCGCGGTGGCCCAGGGGCTGGACGCGGAGCGCACCCAGGTGGCGCAGGCGATGACCCGGGGCGTGGAGTACGTCTTCGACGACGACGACCTCTCCCAGGCGGCCCAGAAGATGAGGGCCTCGCAGATCCGCCGCATCCTGGTGTTGAACCGGAACAAGCGGCTGGTGGGCATCCTCGCGCTGGGGGACATCGCGGAGGAGCTGGGGGACCAGGAGGGTGGCAGGACGCTCGGGGCGGTGTCCGCGCCGTCGCAGCCGGCCCAGCACTGA
- the dnaA gene encoding chromosomal replication initiator protein DnaA, producing MNALAQVPSPSLPSAGVIWTRTLEAIRQEGLHYALTWLERMRPMEVRENALVLGVPDRFFRDWVDDHYRSMLETHLARLEPSLGRVAYEVVVGPPPSSSDLPPTPTVKVNSMRPARLNPRFTFDTYVVADSNQLPAAAAQAVAHRPGHNYNPLYIYGGTGLGKTHLLQAVGNHIWEKDPTQRIVYLSSEQFTNEYVESVREHRMTDFRRKFREECDVLLIDDIQFLGKREETQKEFFYTFETLFGLNKAIVLTSDMVPAEVPGMEDRLRSRFAMGLMADIREPTYETRVAILQKKAEQEGLNLPDPVAHFIAKHVQKNVRELEGALVKLSAMHSLTKQPVTEEFASQVLRDILPAQRTVDVEAIQREVARFYKVTVEALKEDRRHKALAHARQVAMYLSRKLTKSSFPEIASRFNKDHSTVISAVRKVEGLRETDAAVHRDLSELETKLGGM from the coding sequence GTGAACGCCCTCGCCCAAGTCCCTTCGCCTTCGCTGCCCAGTGCCGGCGTCATCTGGACCCGCACGCTGGAAGCCATCCGCCAGGAGGGGCTGCACTACGCCCTCACCTGGCTGGAGCGGATGCGCCCCATGGAGGTGCGCGAGAACGCCCTGGTCCTGGGCGTGCCCGACCGCTTCTTCCGCGACTGGGTGGATGACCACTACCGCTCCATGCTGGAGACGCACCTCGCCCGGCTGGAGCCGTCCCTGGGCCGCGTCGCCTATGAGGTCGTCGTCGGTCCCCCGCCGTCGTCCTCGGACCTGCCGCCCACGCCCACCGTCAAGGTGAACTCGATGCGGCCCGCGCGGCTCAACCCGCGCTTCACCTTCGACACCTACGTCGTCGCGGACAGCAACCAGCTCCCCGCCGCCGCGGCGCAGGCCGTGGCCCACCGGCCGGGCCACAACTACAACCCGCTCTACATCTACGGCGGCACCGGTCTGGGCAAGACGCACCTGCTCCAGGCCGTGGGCAATCACATCTGGGAGAAGGACCCCACCCAGCGCATCGTCTACCTCTCCAGCGAGCAGTTCACGAACGAGTACGTGGAGAGCGTGCGCGAGCACCGCATGACGGACTTCCGCCGGAAGTTCCGCGAAGAGTGCGACGTGCTGCTCATCGACGACATCCAGTTCCTGGGCAAGCGCGAGGAGACGCAGAAGGAGTTCTTCTACACCTTCGAGACGCTCTTCGGCCTCAACAAGGCCATCGTGCTCACCAGCGACATGGTGCCCGCGGAAGTGCCCGGCATGGAGGACCGCCTGCGCAGCCGCTTCGCCATGGGCCTCATGGCGGACATCCGCGAGCCCACCTACGAGACGCGCGTCGCCATCCTCCAGAAGAAGGCGGAACAGGAAGGCCTCAACCTGCCGGACCCCGTGGCGCACTTCATCGCGAAGCACGTGCAGAAGAACGTGCGCGAGCTGGAGGGCGCGCTCGTGAAGCTGTCCGCGATGCACAGCCTCACGAAGCAGCCGGTGACGGAGGAGTTCGCGTCCCAGGTGCTGCGCGACATCCTGCCCGCGCAGCGCACCGTGGACGTGGAGGCCATCCAGCGCGAAGTGGCCCGCTTCTACAAGGTCACCGTGGAGGCGCTGAAGGAGGACCGGCGCCACAAGGCGCTCGCGCACGCGCGCCAGGTGGCCATGTACCTGAGCCGGAAGCTGACGAAGAGCTCCTTCCCGGAGATCGCCTCGCGCTTCAACAAGGACCACTCCACCGTCATCTCCGCCGTGCGCAAGGTGGAGGGCCTGCGGGAGACGGACGCGGCCGTGCACCGCGACCTGTCGGAATTGGAGACGAAGCTCGGCGGCATGTAG
- a CDS encoding GNAT family N-acetyltransferase: MILRDITDEDLPLFFEHQREPEAARMAGFQSRERDAFMTHWRTNVLRPANINRAIVMDGVVVGYIGSWEQDGQRLVAYWIGREHWGQGVATRALSKFLPLVPTRPLYAWVAAHNRGSIRVLEKCGFHTVPHEDPAEVLMKLDPA, from the coding sequence ATGATCCTCCGCGACATCACGGATGAAGACCTCCCCCTGTTCTTCGAACACCAGCGCGAGCCCGAAGCGGCTCGCATGGCCGGCTTTCAATCGCGGGAGCGCGATGCGTTCATGACCCACTGGCGCACGAACGTCCTGCGCCCCGCGAACATCAACCGCGCCATCGTGATGGACGGCGTGGTGGTGGGCTACATCGGCAGCTGGGAACAGGACGGCCAGCGCCTCGTCGCCTATTGGATCGGCCGCGAGCACTGGGGCCAGGGCGTCGCCACCCGGGCCCTCTCCAAGTTCCTACCGCTCGTGCCCACCCGGCCGCTGTATGCGTGGGTCGCCGCTCACAACCGCGGGTCGATCCGCGTCCTGGAGAAGTGTGGCTTCCACACCGTGCCCCACGAGGATCCGGCCGAAGTCCTCATGAAGCTGGATCCGGCGTAG
- the rpmH gene encoding 50S ribosomal protein L34, whose product MSKRTYQPSKIRRNRAHGFRKRNATKGGRDVLKRRRAKGRKRLVVSSFKK is encoded by the coding sequence GTGTCCAAGCGCACGTACCAGCCGTCGAAGATCCGGCGCAACCGCGCCCACGGGTTCCGTAAGCGGAATGCCACCAAGGGCGGTCGTGATGTCCTCAAGCGCCGCCGCGCGAAGGGCCGTAAGCGCCTGGTGGTGTCGTCGTTCAAGAAGTAA
- the rnpA gene encoding ribonuclease P protein component, with the protein MAEGAAPRVPQATDERFPKALRLLQRREFLEVQEGGQKIPSDCLLALVQRNSRAHSRVGLTVSSKVGNAVVRARLRRLLRELFRKQRGQWPPGLDVVLVVRSSAKEASFAQVSRAFDGVTRKLQRLFPAPRVPPKEPAP; encoded by the coding sequence ATGGCCGAGGGAGCGGCGCCGCGGGTGCCTCAGGCAACCGACGAGCGCTTCCCCAAGGCCCTTCGCCTGCTCCAGCGGCGTGAGTTCCTGGAGGTCCAGGAGGGCGGTCAGAAGATTCCGTCCGACTGCCTCCTGGCCCTCGTTCAACGCAACTCCCGGGCGCACTCCCGCGTAGGGCTCACCGTCAGCAGCAAGGTGGGCAACGCGGTGGTGCGCGCACGCCTTCGCAGACTGCTTCGCGAGCTGTTCCGCAAGCAGCGCGGGCAATGGCCCCCCGGTCTCGACGTAGTCCTGGTCGTTCGCTCCTCGGCGAAGGAAGCCTCCTTCGCTCAAGTTTCCCGTGCGTTCGACGGCGTCACCCGTAAGCTGCAACGGCTCTTTCCGGCACCTCGGGTGCCCCCTAAAGAGCCCGCCCCATGA
- the yidD gene encoding membrane protein insertion efficiency factor YidD, with the protein MSPLAFVIALPIRFYRRFLGPLLPKACRFHPSCSTYAMQALEKHGGVKGSALTVWRLLRCQPFHPGGFDPVP; encoded by the coding sequence ATGAGTCCACTCGCCTTCGTCATCGCCCTGCCCATCCGCTTCTACCGGCGGTTCCTGGGGCCGCTGCTGCCGAAGGCGTGCCGGTTCCACCCCTCGTGCTCCACCTACGCCATGCAGGCGCTGGAGAAGCACGGCGGGGTGAAGGGCAGCGCCCTCACCGTCTGGCGCCTGCTGCGCTGCCAGCCATTCCACCCCGGTGGATTCGACCCCGTCCCCTGA
- the yidC gene encoding membrane protein insertase YidC, with translation MTNDPLSPQSNDSQKRLLLALALSFAATAAYTFFFAPKGPPPGAEGSDGGVEVAATLDAGTPGMAAVPPPGAGGEDAGTHAEAPPPPARTVEFARPEVKYTFSSEGAGLTSAVLQGTKMREQQSLTVKEGFEKLFGKDIPPPPQMNVAHPVPGQPLPLAVTIEGSAPLAANTRYAVQEGPTDNGGSVAFTGRQGPWEITKTLQWPREGFEFTYTLQVRNTSAQAQTGELKVHYGRAIDPEFEHAPSFFGGVGNLSRSACWVEDKLHNLSPGDKPPEETRGPISFFGINQQYFLSALYPLDGALNGHCTLTATPTAREVSAGFPLSVAPGQVATFRFGGYAGPKDPDLLRLVPGPELRGVAGLNTTAFHPMLEDTVDFGIWAVVCKILLAVMKFFHGLVGNWGVAIILLTVVVKLVLLPLTYRSMVSMEAVKVLQPKMDEIRKKFADDKERQNLEIMKLYQEAKVNPLGGCLPLLIQMPVWIALFTSLRNSFEIYGEPFFGPIWRDLTYKDPTYILPLALGVSMIITQKMQPQMMDAAQARIMTWVMPIIFTFTLLQYPAGLSLYIFTNNVLSIGQQWGLRKWLDRKKNQTGGGTPAVVTAGGGKRK, from the coding sequence ATGACGAACGACCCGCTGTCGCCCCAGTCCAACGATTCGCAGAAGCGGCTGCTTTTGGCGCTCGCCCTGTCCTTCGCGGCGACCGCCGCCTACACCTTCTTCTTCGCCCCCAAGGGGCCGCCGCCGGGCGCGGAAGGCTCGGATGGCGGCGTCGAGGTCGCCGCCACGCTGGACGCGGGCACCCCGGGCATGGCCGCCGTGCCGCCGCCGGGCGCGGGTGGCGAGGACGCCGGCACCCACGCGGAGGCCCCGCCGCCCCCCGCGCGCACCGTGGAGTTCGCCCGGCCGGAGGTGAAGTACACCTTCTCCTCGGAGGGCGCCGGCCTCACCTCCGCCGTGCTCCAGGGCACGAAGATGCGCGAGCAGCAGTCCCTCACCGTCAAGGAGGGCTTCGAGAAGCTCTTCGGCAAGGACATCCCCCCGCCGCCGCAGATGAACGTGGCGCACCCGGTGCCCGGCCAGCCCCTGCCGCTCGCGGTGACGATTGAAGGCAGCGCCCCGCTGGCGGCGAACACCCGCTACGCGGTGCAGGAGGGCCCCACCGACAACGGCGGCAGCGTGGCGTTCACCGGCCGTCAGGGACCGTGGGAAATCACGAAGACGCTCCAGTGGCCGCGCGAGGGCTTCGAGTTCACCTACACGCTCCAGGTGCGCAACACGTCCGCCCAGGCGCAGACGGGCGAGCTCAAGGTGCACTACGGCCGCGCCATCGACCCGGAGTTCGAGCACGCGCCGTCCTTCTTCGGCGGCGTGGGCAACCTGAGCCGCTCCGCGTGCTGGGTGGAGGACAAGCTCCACAACCTGTCCCCGGGTGACAAGCCGCCCGAGGAGACGCGCGGGCCCATCTCCTTCTTCGGCATCAACCAGCAGTACTTCCTGTCCGCGCTCTACCCGCTGGACGGCGCGCTCAACGGCCACTGCACGCTGACCGCCACGCCCACCGCGCGCGAGGTGTCCGCGGGCTTCCCGCTCAGCGTGGCCCCCGGCCAGGTGGCCACGTTCCGCTTCGGCGGCTACGCGGGCCCGAAGGATCCGGACCTGCTGCGGCTGGTGCCCGGCCCGGAGCTGCGCGGCGTGGCCGGCCTGAACACCACGGCGTTCCACCCGATGCTGGAGGACACGGTCGACTTCGGCATCTGGGCGGTGGTCTGCAAGATTTTGCTCGCCGTCATGAAGTTCTTCCACGGCCTCGTGGGGAACTGGGGTGTCGCCATCATCCTGCTCACCGTGGTGGTGAAGCTGGTGCTGCTGCCGCTCACCTACCGCTCCATGGTCAGCATGGAGGCGGTGAAGGTGCTGCAGCCGAAGATGGATGAGATCCGCAAGAAGTTCGCGGACGACAAGGAGCGCCAGAACCTGGAGATCATGAAGCTGTACCAGGAGGCGAAGGTGAACCCCCTGGGCGGCTGTCTGCCGCTGCTCATCCAGATGCCGGTGTGGATCGCGCTGTTCACGTCGCTGCGCAACAGCTTCGAAATCTACGGCGAGCCCTTCTTCGGCCCCATCTGGCGCGACCTCACCTACAAGGACCCGACGTACATCCTGCCGCTGGCGCTGGGCGTGTCGATGATCATCACGCAGAAGATGCAGCCGCAGATGATGGACGCGGCGCAGGCGCGGATCATGACCTGGGTCATGCCCATCATCTTCACGTTCACGCTGCTCCAGTACCCGGCGGGCCTGTCGCTCTACATCTTCACGAACAACGTGCTCTCCATTGGCCAGCAGTGGGGCCTGCGCAAGTGGCTGGACCGCAAGAAGAACCAGACGGGCGGCGGGACGCCGGCGGTCGTCACCGCCGGGGGAGGCAAACGCAAGTGA
- a CDS encoding tRNA modification GTPase produces MTPDSATIVALATAPAAGAVGILRLSGPAALEVARGLAPGVPVAPAPRHAYLASFVDASGAVLDEGLFLYFQAPRSFTGEDVVELHAHGSPRLLRLLLARALEDARVRPALPGEFTRRAFLHGRIDLTRAEAVADLVAADSEAAVRAAAAGLSGALAERIRSLETPLRELHADLEGVLNFPEEAEGADAEAGSRIASLRSVAEALRAEVGRGRLVRQGARVALYGPVNAGKSTLFNRLVGEARALVDDEPGTTRDALEARVEWDGLGVTLYDTAGLREAPGRVEALGIARTKELLAAVDLAVLVLPPGTSRDEAASWTREAGDTPVLAVTGKCDAMTGAGAEALVPPRVSGLTGEGVDALRTSVLARLWGGGTPSAVALVSERHADALRRTAEALGRAEVASRVSTLEVLSGEVGLALEALGEVSGTSVSDALLDTLFQRFCIGK; encoded by the coding sequence ATGACGCCTGACTCCGCCACCATCGTTGCCCTGGCCACCGCGCCCGCCGCGGGGGCGGTGGGCATCCTCCGGCTGTCCGGGCCGGCCGCGCTGGAGGTGGCCCGTGGGCTCGCGCCCGGCGTTCCCGTGGCCCCGGCTCCGCGCCATGCGTACCTGGCGTCGTTCGTGGACGCTTCGGGCGCGGTGCTGGATGAAGGCCTGTTCCTCTACTTCCAGGCGCCCCGGTCCTTCACCGGCGAGGACGTGGTGGAGCTGCACGCGCACGGCAGCCCGCGCCTGCTGCGGCTGTTGCTCGCGCGGGCGCTGGAGGACGCGCGTGTCCGTCCCGCGCTTCCGGGGGAGTTCACGCGGCGCGCGTTCCTGCATGGCCGCATCGACCTGACCCGCGCGGAGGCGGTCGCGGACCTGGTGGCCGCGGACTCGGAGGCGGCGGTGCGTGCCGCCGCGGCCGGGCTGTCCGGTGCGCTGGCCGAGCGGATCCGCTCGCTGGAGACGCCGCTGCGCGAGCTGCACGCGGACCTGGAGGGCGTCCTCAACTTCCCCGAGGAGGCGGAGGGCGCGGACGCGGAGGCCGGCTCACGCATTGCCTCGCTGCGCTCCGTCGCGGAGGCGCTGCGCGCGGAGGTGGGCCGTGGACGGCTGGTACGTCAGGGCGCGCGCGTGGCGCTGTACGGTCCGGTGAACGCGGGCAAGTCCACGCTGTTCAACCGGCTGGTGGGCGAGGCTCGCGCGCTGGTGGACGACGAGCCCGGCACCACCCGCGATGCGCTGGAGGCCCGCGTCGAGTGGGACGGCCTGGGCGTCACGCTCTACGACACCGCCGGCCTGCGCGAGGCCCCCGGCCGCGTGGAGGCGCTGGGCATCGCTCGCACGAAGGAGCTGCTCGCGGCCGTGGACCTGGCCGTGCTCGTGCTGCCGCCCGGGACTTCGCGGGACGAGGCCGCGTCATGGACGCGCGAGGCCGGCGACACGCCCGTGCTCGCCGTCACCGGCAAGTGCGACGCGATGACCGGGGCTGGAGCCGAGGCCCTCGTCCCGCCGCGCGTCAGCGGCCTCACGGGGGAAGGCGTGGACGCGCTCCGGACCTCGGTGCTCGCGCGGCTCTGGGGCGGTGGCACTCCCTCCGCGGTGGCCCTGGTCTCCGAGCGCCACGCGGACGCCCTGCGTCGCACCGCCGAGGCGCTGGGCCGCGCGGAAGTGGCGTCCCGCGTGTCCACCCTGGAGGTCCTCTCCGGGGAGGTCGGACTCGCGCTGGAGGCCCTGGGCGAGGTGTCCGGAACGAGCGTTTCCGATGCCCTCCTGGACACCCTTTTCCAGCGTTTCTGCATCGGGAAGTAG